One stretch of Deltaproteobacteria bacterium DNA includes these proteins:
- a CDS encoding response regulator transcription factor, protein MSTHILLIEDDEKLGAQIAGHLRGAGMEVTWWREGKVLTREIVAPYALLILDLMLPGTYGMDILKALRGWSDLPVLILSARMDTADKVRALKLGADDYLTKPFWPEELVERVRARLRRPLLQREGRIEVDDLTIDLQAHEVKLAGARVDLTPAEFSLLAALAKRSGEAVTRRWLVENVLDPEREGGERTLDVHVSRLRKKLGPRSWIETVWGIGYRLGVSR, encoded by the coding sequence ATGTCGACACACATCCTGCTGATTGAAGACGACGAGAAGCTCGGCGCCCAGATCGCCGGCCACCTGCGCGGCGCGGGCATGGAGGTCACCTGGTGGCGCGAGGGGAAGGTGCTCACCCGCGAGATCGTCGCGCCCTACGCGCTCTTGATCCTCGACCTCATGCTCCCTGGCACCTACGGCATGGACATCCTGAAAGCGCTTCGAGGTTGGAGCGATCTGCCGGTGCTCATCCTCAGCGCGCGCATGGACACCGCCGACAAGGTCCGCGCCCTCAAGCTCGGCGCCGACGACTACCTCACCAAGCCCTTCTGGCCCGAGGAGCTGGTGGAGCGTGTGCGCGCGCGGCTGCGGCGGCCGCTGTTGCAGCGCGAGGGCCGCATCGAGGTCGACGACCTCACCATCGATCTGCAGGCCCACGAGGTGAAGCTCGCAGGCGCGCGCGTGGACCTCACGCCGGCGGAGTTCTCGCTGCTGGCCGCGCTGGCCAAGCGCTCCGGCGAAGCGGTGACGCGGCGCTGGCTGGTGGAGAACGTGCTCGATCCGGAGCGCGAGGGCGGCGAGCGGACGCTGGACGTCCACGTCTCGCGGCTGCGAAAGAAGCTCGGCCCGCGCTCGTGGATCGAGACGGTGTGGGGCATCGGCTATCGACTGGGAGTCTCGCGGTGA